The following are encoded together in the Bacteroidota bacterium genome:
- a CDS encoding transposase, with protein sequence MPSKKDKTKIEPGKVFHIFNRGIDKAKIFINVDDYDFFMLKYQQYVAPYVTTYAICLLPNHFHILLRVNPYRNENDSVSEHLRRFFIVIAQRINKKTNRKGGLFCKSFKRLAVEDMNYLKRIVFYIHWNPEKHGIIRDYKLYAFSTYSHIVNNNNCLVDVKEVLYWFGGLESFLEYQDVIHDEIILKKLTMEDD encoded by the coding sequence ATGCCTAGTAAAAAGGATAAAACTAAAATTGAGCCTGGCAAAGTATTCCATATCTTTAACAGGGGTATAGATAAAGCGAAGATCTTTATCAATGTTGATGACTATGATTTCTTTATGCTGAAATATCAACAGTATGTTGCGCCTTATGTCACAACCTATGCTATTTGCTTGTTACCAAATCATTTTCATATTTTGTTAAGAGTTAATCCTTATCGAAACGAAAACGATTCTGTTAGTGAACACTTGCGCAGGTTTTTTATCGTAATTGCCCAACGGATTAACAAGAAAACCAACCGAAAAGGTGGTTTATTTTGTAAAAGCTTTAAAAGATTGGCTGTTGAGGATATGAATTACCTTAAACGTATTGTATTTTATATTCACTGGAATCCGGAGAAACATGGTATTATCAGGGATTATAAGTTATATGCTTTTAGTACGTATTCTCATATTGTTAATAATAATAATTGTCTGGTTGATGTTAAGGAGGTACTATACTGGTTCGGAGGATTGGAATCTTTTCTAGAATATCAGGATGTTATTCACGATGAGATCATTTTGAAAAAGTTAACCATGGAGGATGATTAA